One window from the genome of Elaeis guineensis isolate ETL-2024a chromosome 5, EG11, whole genome shotgun sequence encodes:
- the LOC140858073 gene encoding uncharacterized protein, whose translation MKFLEYTPLDSINLFLNHLNLGESTIKGNLEAFSCKHTGSDRKLSLSLEHEILDFLEQSSDSDTSSPVEFLSSRSSRKTLIYLVLTLSHMYPDYDFSAVRAHLFFREEEWENFRQIYDTYLFEAAREWAIVHGGSSLLENMTNAIDEVVKLNECEIYSYNPDFDGDPFLEKGAIWSFNFFFYNRKLKCVVSFQCCCISNLAVDGFLADEMYNEEEDDLLMDMDM comes from the exons ATGAAGTTTTTAGAATACACTCCCTTAGACAG TATAAATCTTTTCCTGAATCACTTGAATCTTGGAGAAAGTACTATCAAGGGAAATCTTGAAGCATTCTCAT GTAAACATACAGGGAGTGATCGAAAGCTCTCTCTTAGCTTAGAGCATGAG ATTCTTGACTTCCTTGAGCAATCATCTGATAGCGACACTTCATCCCCTGTTGAATTCTTGTCTAGTAGATCAAG TCGGAAAACATTGATATATCTGGTTCTTACGCTCAGTCATATGTATCCAGACTATGATTTCAG TGCAGTGCGAGCCCATCTGTTTTTCAGAGAAGAAGAGTGGGAGAACTTCAGGCAGATATATGACACCTACTTGTTTGAAGCTGCTAGG GAATGGGCTATAGTTCATGGAGGTAGTTCTCTTCTGGAAAACATGACCAATGCAATAGACGAG GTTGTAAAACTAAATGAGTGTGAGATCTACAGCTACAACCCAGACTTTGATGGGGACCCTTTTCTGGAGAAGGGAGCCAT ATGGTcattcaatttctttttctataaTAGGAAGCTGAAGTGCGTTGTCAGCTTTCAGTGTTGTTGCATAAG CAATCTGGCAGTAGATGGCTTTCTTGCTGATGAGATGTACAATGAGGAAGAGGATGATCTGCTCATGGACATGGATATGTGA